The following proteins come from a genomic window of Candidatus Eisenbacteria bacterium:
- the fusA gene encoding elongation factor G, which translates to MKEFQPGQIRNVALASHHGTGKTSLAESLLFRTKAIARHGKIEEGTTALDFSPEEIHRKITISLSVAPVEWRGNKINVIDTPGYADFAGDCVAGLRAADAAVFCLKAAAGVEAGTEMIWERVHERACPVLCAVTQMEKEHANFAKTIQGATDRLGMRFVAIAWPFGGAEKFKGLVDLASMKAYHFDKDGGAKEGPIPPELDAEVKTARAALVDAAAEADDALLEKFLGGEELNVDEIHKGLREGVIHRSFVPALPVAAVPMLGIDFFLDAIVDVMPSPADLGTVKGTKPGSQDVVELKPEAGAPLSALVFKTSSESHAGDLSIIRVYSGTLSPGKEVWNSTAQRAEKTGQLFTVRGKERADAGHIPAGDIGAAVKLRETHTGQTLCDKHHQIVLPPIPFPGVAHEIAIAPKSKGEEEKMGSGLHKLREEDPTLHVRVEGDLHQTILSCMGDLQVEVALEKLNRRFGVHVGTAKPRIPYRETIRRSVSKQGRHKKQTGGRGQFGDVHVRLEPLKHGAGFEFVDEVVGGSVPRNFIPAVEKGIIEAMHEGVLAGYPVVDVRAALYDGSYHSVDSSEMAFKIAGSIAFKEGAREAGPVLLEPIVEIEVRVPKDFVGAVTGDLSSKRGKILGMDAETRYDVIRAQVPQAELYKYSTHLRSLTQGRASHRTKFSHYEEIPRELAEKIIAQAKADREAMASA; encoded by the coding sequence TTGAAGGAATTCCAGCCCGGCCAAATCCGCAACGTCGCCCTCGCCTCGCACCACGGCACAGGAAAGACATCTCTCGCCGAGTCGCTTCTCTTCCGCACGAAAGCGATCGCGCGCCATGGAAAGATCGAAGAGGGGACGACCGCCCTCGATTTCAGCCCCGAGGAGATCCACCGAAAGATCACGATCAGCCTCAGCGTGGCGCCGGTCGAGTGGCGCGGGAACAAGATCAACGTGATCGACACGCCCGGCTACGCGGATTTCGCCGGCGATTGCGTCGCCGGCCTCCGCGCCGCGGACGCGGCGGTCTTCTGCCTCAAGGCGGCGGCGGGCGTGGAGGCGGGGACCGAGATGATCTGGGAGCGCGTCCACGAGCGCGCGTGCCCGGTCCTTTGCGCGGTCACCCAGATGGAGAAAGAGCACGCCAACTTCGCGAAGACGATCCAGGGAGCGACGGATCGCCTCGGCATGCGGTTCGTCGCGATCGCTTGGCCCTTCGGCGGCGCCGAGAAGTTCAAGGGCCTGGTGGACCTCGCTTCGATGAAGGCGTACCACTTCGATAAGGACGGCGGCGCGAAGGAAGGCCCGATCCCGCCGGAGCTCGACGCGGAGGTCAAGACGGCCCGCGCCGCCCTGGTGGACGCGGCGGCCGAAGCGGACGACGCGCTCCTCGAGAAATTCCTCGGCGGCGAGGAGCTCAACGTGGATGAGATCCACAAGGGGCTCCGCGAGGGCGTCATCCATCGCTCGTTCGTGCCCGCGCTCCCCGTTGCCGCGGTCCCGATGCTGGGCATCGACTTCTTCCTCGACGCGATCGTCGACGTGATGCCGTCCCCTGCCGACCTGGGCACGGTCAAGGGAACGAAGCCCGGATCCCAGGATGTGGTGGAGCTGAAGCCCGAGGCCGGCGCCCCGCTCTCGGCCCTCGTCTTCAAGACCAGCAGCGAGTCGCACGCCGGAGACCTTTCGATCATCCGCGTTTACTCGGGCACGCTCTCGCCGGGCAAGGAAGTGTGGAACTCCACCGCGCAGCGGGCCGAGAAGACCGGGCAGCTCTTCACCGTGCGCGGCAAGGAGCGGGCCGACGCCGGGCACATTCCCGCGGGGGACATCGGCGCCGCGGTGAAGCTCCGCGAGACGCACACCGGTCAGACGCTCTGCGACAAGCACCACCAGATCGTCCTCCCGCCGATTCCGTTCCCGGGCGTCGCGCACGAGATCGCCATCGCGCCCAAGTCCAAGGGCGAGGAAGAGAAGATGGGATCGGGCCTCCACAAGCTCCGCGAGGAGGATCCGACACTGCACGTGCGCGTGGAGGGAGATCTTCACCAGACGATCCTCTCGTGCATGGGCGACCTCCAGGTCGAGGTGGCGCTGGAGAAGCTCAATCGCCGGTTCGGCGTGCACGTCGGGACGGCCAAGCCGCGAATTCCATACCGGGAGACGATCCGTCGCTCGGTCAGCAAGCAGGGGAGGCACAAGAAGCAGACCGGCGGGCGCGGCCAGTTCGGCGACGTCCACGTGCGCCTCGAGCCTTTGAAGCACGGCGCCGGGTTCGAGTTCGTGGACGAGGTCGTCGGCGGCTCGGTGCCGCGGAACTTCATCCCGGCGGTGGAGAAGGGGATCATCGAGGCGATGCACGAGGGCGTGCTCGCGGGGTACCCGGTCGTCGACGTGCGCGCCGCGCTCTACGACGGCTCTTATCACTCGGTCGATTCCTCGGAGATGGCTTTCAAGATCGCGGGCTCGATCGCGTTCAAAGAAGGCGCCAGGGAGGCGGGCCCGGTGCTTCTCGAGCCGATCGTCGAGATCGAGGTCCGCGTTCCGAAGGACTTCGTCGGCGCGGTCACCGGCGATCTGTCGTCGAAGCGGGGCAAGATCCTGGGCATGGACGCCGAGACGCGCTACGACGTGATTCGGGCCCAGGTGCCCCAGGCCGAGCTCTACAAGTACTCGACGCACCTCCGCTCGCTCACGCAGGGGCGCGCCTCCCATCGCACCAAGTTCTCCCACTACGAAGAGATCCCCCGCGAGCTAGCCGAGAAGATCATCGCCCAGGCAAAGGCCGATCGTGAGGCGATGGCTTCAGCGTAA
- a CDS encoding FHA domain-containing protein encodes MASEDHYVLVRRPGAEPEKIAIRKDATATFGRSQANSIVLSDASISRQHAQISFRDGAFWIEDLGSKNGTKLGTKRIETPTRLNPGDHLQLGNIHVVFSGKGEGIGSGSARVADVDAPINVRAVPLDEISSSGAIDTRSFATSMSPERVGNFLHAMDRVGQALLAYRPLEDLFQFIVGLASEVLKADRTAILLREGSADNLVAKAVSQTGRGAGEEIVVSRTIARMAIGQRQAILTSDAQSDTRFREQDSVIRQRIHSAMCAPLWHDGDVLGLIYVDNLSAPVPFEEGDLRLLTFIAHLAAVKIRETENYEARQQQEEELKRAATLQQALLPTEPRTVGVIEIAGRNVPSLDVGGDYFDFVDSTDGKLVVGLGDVAGKGMPAALLMTHLAASVRAQVETERPLLEVVRRLNRSIYQNVRGERFITLVLAEVDTRTGAVLYVNGGHNPPYLLRAATGDFETLTEGGLLLGIMPEAEYCSGTVQLRPGDILMLYSDGVTEARNRDNEEFGDQRLMEFLRQARSMRPEEMVDALIQRVREFSGPGKPTDDVTVVVMLRS; translated from the coding sequence ATGGCCTCCGAGGATCACTACGTCCTGGTCCGGCGCCCCGGCGCCGAGCCGGAGAAGATCGCGATCCGGAAAGACGCGACCGCCACGTTCGGCCGATCGCAAGCGAACAGCATCGTGCTGAGCGACGCGTCGATCTCCCGCCAGCACGCGCAGATCTCATTCCGCGACGGCGCGTTCTGGATCGAGGACCTGGGCAGCAAGAACGGCACGAAGCTCGGCACGAAGCGGATCGAGACGCCGACCCGGCTCAATCCCGGCGACCACCTCCAGCTGGGGAACATCCACGTCGTCTTCTCGGGAAAGGGAGAGGGGATCGGAAGCGGATCGGCCCGGGTCGCCGACGTGGATGCGCCGATCAACGTCCGTGCCGTGCCGCTCGATGAGATCTCGAGCAGCGGCGCGATCGACACGCGCTCCTTCGCCACGTCGATGTCGCCCGAGCGGGTCGGGAATTTCCTGCACGCGATGGACCGCGTCGGCCAGGCCCTTCTCGCCTATCGACCGCTCGAGGACCTCTTCCAGTTCATCGTGGGTCTCGCCTCCGAGGTCCTGAAGGCGGACCGCACCGCGATTCTCCTTCGCGAGGGGAGCGCGGACAACCTGGTCGCCAAGGCCGTCTCCCAGACCGGACGCGGCGCGGGCGAGGAGATCGTGGTCAGCCGCACCATCGCGCGGATGGCGATCGGGCAGCGGCAGGCGATCCTCACGAGCGACGCGCAGAGCGACACGCGCTTCCGCGAGCAGGACAGCGTCATCCGCCAGCGGATCCACTCGGCGATGTGCGCGCCCCTATGGCACGACGGCGATGTGCTCGGGCTGATCTACGTCGACAACCTCTCGGCCCCGGTGCCGTTCGAGGAGGGCGACCTCCGCCTCCTGACGTTCATCGCGCACCTGGCGGCGGTCAAGATCCGCGAGACGGAGAATTACGAGGCGCGCCAGCAGCAGGAGGAGGAGCTCAAGCGCGCCGCCACGCTCCAGCAGGCGCTCCTGCCCACGGAGCCGCGGACCGTCGGCGTGATCGAGATCGCCGGGCGGAACGTCCCCTCCCTCGACGTCGGCGGAGATTACTTCGACTTCGTCGACTCCACCGATGGAAAGCTCGTGGTGGGCCTGGGCGACGTCGCGGGAAAGGGGATGCCGGCCGCGCTCCTCATGACCCACCTCGCGGCGAGCGTGCGCGCGCAGGTCGAGACCGAGCGCCCGCTCCTCGAGGTCGTGCGGCGGCTCAACCGTTCCATCTACCAGAACGTACGCGGCGAGCGCTTCATCACATTGGTTCTCGCGGAGGTCGACACCCGGACCGGGGCCGTGCTGTACGTGAACGGCGGCCACAATCCTCCCTATCTGTTGCGCGCGGCCACCGGCGACTTCGAGACGCTGACGGAGGGAGGGCTGCTTCTTGGAATCATGCCGGAGGCGGAGTACTGCTCCGGCACGGTCCAGCTACGCCCGGGGGACATCCTCATGCTCTACAGCGACGGCGTCACCGAGGCGCGGAACAGGGATAACGAGGAGTTCGGAGATCAGCGGCTGATGGAGTTTCTGCGGCAGGCCCGGTCGATGAGGCCCGAGGAGATGGTCGACGCCCTGATTCAGCGCGTGCGGGAGTTCAGCGGCCCCGGCAAACCCACCGATGACGTGACCGTCGTGGTCATGCTTCGTTCTTGA